The following are from one region of the Isoalcanivorax indicus genome:
- the cmoB gene encoding tRNA 5-methoxyuridine(34)/uridine 5-oxyacetic acid(34) synthase CmoB, translating to MSWSQQAANAVDLESYCAALEQATADLPVWQAALSSLSRERLLQAPHGDLPRWRAGVQQLPPGPAVCDVASDTLRIGVSPPDGATLTQGLRALMPWRKGPFSFFGTPVDTEWRSDWKWQRLLPGISPLAGRRVLDVGCGSGYHCWRMWGAGAQSVLGIDPGILFLMQFLAVKRFMPEAPVWLAPVRMEELPGEAAAFDTVFSMGVLYHRRSPLDHLLELRAALRPGGELVLETLVVDGDASTVLMPEDRYAMMRNVFFLPSTDMLALWLRRCGFEAVRVVDVCPTTTDEQRATDWMPFQSLPDFLDPDDATRTREGYPAPVRAVLVARRG from the coding sequence ATGAGCTGGAGCCAGCAGGCGGCGAATGCTGTCGATCTCGAGTCCTATTGTGCTGCGCTGGAGCAGGCGACGGCAGACCTTCCGGTCTGGCAGGCGGCGCTGTCGTCGTTGAGTCGCGAGCGGCTGTTACAGGCGCCGCACGGCGACCTGCCGCGCTGGCGGGCCGGCGTGCAGCAGTTGCCGCCGGGGCCGGCGGTGTGTGACGTTGCCAGTGACACCTTGCGTATTGGCGTGTCGCCGCCGGATGGGGCAACGCTGACGCAGGGGCTGCGTGCCCTGATGCCGTGGCGCAAGGGGCCTTTCTCGTTTTTCGGTACGCCTGTCGATACCGAGTGGCGCTCGGACTGGAAATGGCAGCGTTTGCTGCCGGGGATCAGCCCGCTGGCCGGTCGTCGGGTGCTGGATGTGGGCTGCGGCTCCGGTTACCACTGCTGGCGCATGTGGGGCGCGGGGGCGCAGTCAGTACTGGGCATTGATCCGGGCATCCTGTTCCTGATGCAGTTTCTGGCGGTGAAACGCTTTATGCCGGAGGCGCCGGTCTGGTTGGCGCCGGTGCGGATGGAAGAGTTGCCGGGGGAGGCGGCTGCCTTCGACACGGTGTTTTCCATGGGCGTGCTGTACCACAGAAGGTCGCCGCTGGATCATCTGCTGGAGTTGCGCGCGGCGCTGCGGCCCGGTGGTGAGCTGGTGCTCGAAACCCTGGTGGTGGACGGTGACGCCAGCACGGTGCTGATGCCGGAAGACCGCTACGCGATGATGCGCAATGTGTTTTTTTTGCCGAGTACGGACATGCTGGCGTTGTGGCTGCGCCGCTGCGGTTTCGAGGCGGTGCGGGTGGTGGATGTGTGTCCCACGACTACCGATGAGCAACGCGCGACGGACTGGATGCCGTTTCAGTCATTGCCGGATTTTCTGGATCCTGATGATGCGACCCGCACGCGTGAGGGTTATCCGGCGCCGGTGCGCGCTGTGCTGGTGGCGCGGCGGGGCTAG
- a CDS encoding diguanylate cyclase domain-containing protein, whose amino-acid sequence MSAPLSPRLRMLDQALARQIAFCERRDLPLNLLSLYLANFTDIAGEEGHVITRRMQTLLTAEIEKIKRAEDWLCAWGDGRLVFALPDTPPRGARRLAMRLVQQIGHHGFRLQGRLLRFDVRIGLHTVDDEPRQDPRKLIMRTLHTASHGAETISASRQMILALQAPAPAFSHDRHQDSPTPDILPNDTSTPQKLRQMFRELNEEERMALVDELLLASSR is encoded by the coding sequence ATGAGCGCTCCACTCAGCCCCCGTTTGCGCATGCTGGATCAGGCGCTGGCGAGACAGATTGCCTTCTGTGAACGCCGCGACCTGCCCCTCAACCTGCTCAGTCTGTACCTGGCCAATTTTACCGATATCGCCGGTGAAGAAGGGCATGTCATCACCCGGCGCATGCAGACCCTGCTGACCGCCGAAATCGAAAAGATCAAGCGCGCCGAGGACTGGTTGTGCGCCTGGGGCGACGGCCGGCTGGTCTTCGCTCTGCCCGATACACCACCGCGCGGCGCACGTCGGTTGGCCATGCGTCTGGTCCAGCAAATCGGCCATCACGGCTTCCGCCTTCAGGGCCGGTTGCTGCGCTTCGATGTGCGTATCGGCCTGCACACGGTCGATGATGAACCGCGCCAGGACCCGCGCAAACTGATCATGCGCACCCTGCACACCGCCTCCCACGGCGCCGAGACCATCAGCGCCAGCCGTCAGATGATTCTGGCCCTGCAGGCACCCGCCCCCGCTTTCAGCCACGACCGCCACCAGGACAGTCCGACCCCGGATATCCTGCCCAACGACACCAGCACACCGCAGAAACTGAGACAGATGTTTCGTGAGCTGAATGAAGAAGAGCGCATGGCACTGGTGGACGAGTTACTGCTGGCGTCGTCGCGCTGA